Proteins encoded by one window of Yamadazyma tenuis chromosome 2, complete sequence:
- the MMM1 gene encoding ERMES complex subunit mmm1 (COG:U; EggNog:ENOG503NU1T; BUSCO:EOG09262X74) gives MVQNDIIESNLGSEDEHYAVSLQELSDRLRIQQEELFKQQRDLLSQEALRHPSTGSSNTFSFTQGLILGQLSVILVVSIFIKFFVFQDASNVSSTSSAKDATGVLVKRDKKNKTPGIESEDQDDIDLHARNIATILEKTYYNVDNHASESLDWFNVLIAQTISQLRTEALISDNIFHSLNDFLTKSDFPDYLDTVKITEIDIGDDFPIFSNCRIKQSQDGSGRLEAKIDVDLSDTITLGIETRLLINHPRPMIASLPIQLSVSLVRFSGCLAVSLFSPNDEKLMATSGQTETTANSATSTTTAATPAVSGDVALTTAAVLEPLVTSPLKGTSNGSKKTEKKAEIESGTAIRFSFSPDYRLEFNIKSLIGSRAKLQDVPKISSLIEARLKQWFVERSVEPRFQVIRIPSLWPRSKNTREAVADKTD, from the coding sequence ATGGTGCAAAATGATATAATCGAAAGTAATCTTGGGCTGGAGGACGAGCATTATGCTGTCTCCCTTCAGGAACTATCCGATCGTTTGAGAATCcagcaagaagaattaTTCAAACAACAAAGAGACCTTCTATCTCAGGAGGCATTAAGGCACCCATCCACTGGTTCATCCAATACTTTCAGCTTCACCCAGGGCCTAATATTGGGACAATTGAGTGTAATCTTGGTGGTCTCgattttcatcaagttctttgtGTTCCAGGACGCGTCCAACGTGTCGTCTACGTCATCTGCTAAAGATGCTACCGGAGTGTTGGTTAAACGTGATAAAAAGAATAAAACACCAGGAATAGAATCAGAGGACCAGGATGACATTGACTTACACGCTAGAAACATCGCCACCATCCTAGAAAAGACTTATTATAATGTTGACAACCATGCTTCCGAAAGTTTGGACTGGTTTAATGTGTTGATTGCCCAAACCATTTCTCAATTGAGAACAGAAGCATTGATATCCGACAATATCTTCCATTCGTTGAACGACTTTCTCACCAAACTGGATTTCCCAGACTACTTGGACACGGTGAAAATAACCGAGATAGACATCGGTGACGACTTTCCGATTTTCTCTAATTGCAGAATTAAACAGAGTCAAGACGGATCAGGCAGACTAGAGGCCAAAATCGATGTTGATCTCTCTGATACAATCACCTTGGGGATTGAAACCAGACTATTGATCAACCATCCCAGGCCCATGATCGCGTCGTTGCCCATCCAGCTTTCGGTCTCGCTTGTCAGGTTCAGTGGGTGTTTAGCTGTGTCTCTTTTCAGTCCAAACGATGAAAAATTGATGGCAACCCTGGGCCAAACCGAAACAACTGCAAATAGCGCTACTTCCACTACTACCGCTGCTACTCCTGCTGTTTCAGGAGACGTTGCACTAACTACTGCTGCTGTGCTAGAACCTTTGGTGACATCACCGCTTAAGGGAACACTGAATGGATCTAAAAAGACCGAAAAGAAGGCTGAAATAGAGTCGGGCACTGCTATTCGGTTCTCTTTCTCGCCAGACTACAGGCTCGAGTTCAAtatcaagtcattgataGGATCCAGAGCAAAATTGCAAGACGTGCCCAaaatttcttctttaatCGAGGCTAGACTTAAACAGTGGTTCGTTGAACGTAGTGTAGAACCCCGTTTTCAGGTGATTAGAATCCCTTCCCTCTGGCCCCGAAGTAAGAATACCCGAGAGGCAGTAGCGGATAAAACTGACTAA